Sequence from the Drosophila innubila isolate TH190305 chromosome 3L unlocalized genomic scaffold, UK_Dinn_1.0 0_D_3L, whole genome shotgun sequence genome:
TCCGCCGTGCAATCGGAATTTGAGCAGACTTTCATGGTGGACGAGGTGCGACGGGATCAGATTTTGGCGAGTCTGGCAGGCGAAGGATTTCCACACGCCACCTTCAGTTGGGGCAACTTGAAGTCACTCAAGGAGCATGTAAATGATGAGGATTTGCATCGTGCGCTGCATGAATTCCGGCGTAAGCATTACGGCTGCAATCGCATGACAGTCTGTTTACAGGCCAAATTATCTTTAGATGAACTTGAGCAACTTTTGGTCCGACACTGTTCGAGCATACCAGAGAGCGGGGAACCCCCTTTGGATATTACGAATTTGCACTATCGCCACGCCTTCAAGGAGAAGTTCTTCAAGGAGCTGCTGCTCGTGCAGCCTGTGGAGGATGTGTGTAAGCTGGAACTCACCTGGGTGCTGCCACCCATGCGCAACTATTACCGCACCAAGCCGGATTCATTTATAGCCCATCTGCTGGGCTACGAGGGTGTCGGCAGTCTGTGTTCCTTTCTGCGGCGTCGTCTCTGGTGCATGAGTGTCATGGCTGGCGTGGGAGCCAGCAGTTTCGATACCAATTCCATTTACTCACTCTTCAACATGTGCATCCATTTGACGGACGATGGATTCGAGCATCTGGATGAGGTCATCTCGGCCACCTTTGCCTGGATTCAGTTGATCAACGATTGCGAAACATTGCCAATTGCCTACAATGAACTGCAACAGATTGCAGACAATAATTTTCGCTTTCAAATCGAGATACCCGCCATGGATAATGTGCAGAGTATTGTGGAGGCTTTGAGATTCCTGCCGCCCAAGGATGCACTCACAGGTAGGCTTAATCATAATTAttcacatatttaaatatcgatAGATATTTCTTGACGATCGTATATTTTTGTGCGATATTTTTCGATTACAATAGTATCGATATCAGTAAGCGATAGTTTcttagaagaaaaaaattacttaaaaagcCACAAGTTTAAATATGCGCcctaatatttataatatttaatttatttttttatattaagtcaaaattatatttttcatatagaaatctatatatataaaattctttgtcctgactgactgactgactaattgatcattgcacagcccaaaccataagacctaggagtctgaaattttcacacaatatagctgagacaattttattgtaCAATAAGACGacgttttgcgaaattcgaatTTCAAGTGTGTCAAATTCGGGGTCAaggttataaatttataatttataaattaagaaattcaaagaaaggaaaattcagacaaaaataagaaaaacaaaagttcgAAAgacaaaaattcgaaaaagtcgaagtcaaaaatattttattaaataaggTGGTacctaatatttatatgtagatatttatatgtagatgctagctattttttaataaatggtTCGATAAGATGTTATGCCTTTTAGCTGGTTCATTTCTTAGATTAattcttaaacttaaaaaaaataataaaaaagtgggaagaaaaagttaaaaaaccCTAAATCgagcaaatattaataaaatattttggctttttctatatttttgtctACTAATttagttttctaatttttatttcctattaATAGTTCCTTTCTAAATGCTTCCtagttatattttgaaaattttaattttggagTTCCTTCGACATTCGTAtagagaatatatataaaaatttttaacttcccTACTTACAGGTACTCAGCGCTACTTTGAATATGATGAAAAGGCCATGCAAATGTTGAGACAGCATTtaacagattttaaatttaatatgatgaTATCATCGCATATACCCTACGAGCACTACGAGTATACGCAACGTGAGCCTTGGTTTGGCACTTATTATACAAGTATTCCGATTCCTGAAAAGTGGGCACAAATGTGGCATAATCCAGAACCGCATCCAGAACTCCAATTGCCCGAACAGAATCCATTTGTGACGACGGATTTTACGTTGCAGTGGATAAAAGCGGGAAAACCGCACATTTCCCGCCGTCCCAAGGCGTTGATAAGAAATGAATTTTGTGAACTTTGGTTTCGACAGGATGATACATTTCTATTGCCCGATGGTTTTATAAATCTCTATTTTATTACTCCATTAATGCGCAATAGTGCGCAAGAATATGTGGCAGgtgtattatatacatatttggtCGAGTTTTATATTGCCGAGCAACTTTATCCGGCTTTAATGGCAGGTTTAACTTACGGTTTGGATGCGGCGGATAAAGGATTGGTTTTACGAGTTAGTGGCTATAATCAAAAACTACCTTTACTTATAGACATCATtataaatgtaatgaaaaatcTAGAAGTTGATATGGCTCAGTTGATGTCCTTTAAGGAACTAAAGAAAAGGCAACTTTTTAATGCCGTTATCAATGGATCATCCTTAAATCTCGATCTGCGTCTCACAGTGTTGGAATACATGCGATTTACACTGCTACAAAAATACGAAGTTATCGATGACATCACTGTGGatgatattttaaagtttaaggATAATTTTCATAAGCAAATGTATGTGCAGGCATTGATACAGGGCAATTTTACGGAACAACAGGCGATTGAGGTTACCCAAAAAGTGTTGGACACGTACAAAAGTCAAAGGGTTGCAAATCTGGTGGAGCAACACAATAGAATGGTGCAATTACCTCTAGGAGAGCATTATCTAAGAGTAAAGAACCTCAATGAAGATGATCCCAATACATTTATTGtcaattattatcaaattgGTCCTGCCACACTGAAAATGGAGGCCATGTTGGATTTGGTTGATTTAATTGCCGAGGAACCATTCTTTAATCAACTGCGAACGAAGGAACAACTCTGCTATAGTCTGGGCTTGTTTCAACGCATTAGCTATGGCATTATGGCTTATATGCTTATTATCAACACTCAGGAAACGAAATTCCAAGCGGATTATGTTGACAAACGTTTGGAGGCATATCGACTGCGAGTGCCCAGCATTATTTCGCAAATGAATGAACAGGAATTCGTTGAGATGCGTGAGACAGTCATCAATAACAAACGACTCGGCGATCACAGTCTCTTTGATGAAATGATGCGAAATTGGAGTGAAATTGTCAGCATGGATTACATTTTCAATCGCaatgaaattcaaatacaaatgctGGCCGATGTCACCAGAGAAAATGTTATGGATTTTCTGCAACGAAATGATCGGCATAATCTGCGAAAACTCTCGGTGCAGGTTATAGGCACTTCTAGGGTAATCAGACGATCGCAAACCGAAATTCCCGATGCCATTTCCGATGCCATTGCCGCTCGGCATGGCACGACATCGGGTTTAGCCGGTAGATCTGGTACCCTAGCTGTTATCCTAGACGAAGTGCAACGCAATATATCCGAGGAGCAAATGTTGTACGAAAATATTGGTGATAGAATCCATTTGGAATTCATTGGCGAACCTGAAAATCGCAGTCATATAACGAACATTGAGGAATTCAAAAAGAATCTGCATGTATATCCGTTCTTAACAGCCGATCCCAAATACCATGGCTTATAGCATCTTCTTCaagtctctgtctctgtattaaataattatttgtcgagcacacacacacacacacagagtggGTGGAAACTTTTCGCATTGATAAGCAACTGACGCCATTTTAATAACGCAAATTACAGTCAGCTGTAGAAATTTCTGTGCGCTCATGGCAAGAGTGGAGACGTAGAGATGTGCAAGGAAGGAAGGAAATGCCAATTTGCTGGGCAACTGTTGCTATCACAtattgtggctgctgttgctttcatcaacaacaacaacagcaacagcaacaactacaacgactTCAGCAACAACCATAATAATTCTAAATAATTGtgtatatttatgcataaataagGATAGATCCATTTTGTATGACCAACTTCTTGATACTCTGTaagaaaatagttaaaaaaaaattttcaaaaaaaaatttatatagattttgcatacttttgtgctcttaattcatttaaaatttttatgtacgtacattaaataattatttcaataaattcaaaatattatatatacacaaacgaaaaaaaatatgaataattttatttaaaaaaaaaaatttgaactttgccgaagtttatatatatgttaaggaaattatataaatttaatttgttttacaatttgaaatttgaagctgaagttataatatttgaacagaattatataaatttaattcgattTACAATAGTTGGCAAAACGACACAATTTATAGAGAAAATATACCAGTAAaatgagaaatatttaaatcataataaatacaagGCATTCTAAATAATTGTAgggataaaaaaaatatatagaaatatttaggtaaatataaaagaaaacctATAACATTCTCTTAAGTGAAATTTATGacaaatgtgaaaatatttgtaaattcgttaaataaataggaaaaatcaatgaaagtaattttaaataattaaatttagacaTAAATGTGATAAATATTAACGTTTCAGGATATACAAGACCACATAATGTTGGTATtcgcattaaattttaataatcattatgttttaaataagtattgttactataaaatgtatggaaattGTACCTgtaaatataagcaaaaaagTGTAGCATATCTTTAAGcgcaactttaaataaatgtctTAACTGCAAGTCGatggtttaattaaaatgacgaTAGATGTGAAATTTAGTGCTTGGCCTGGTCTAAAGCCAAATAAActgcacacacaacacaaagaagaagaagaagctgctgctggcgttgCTAAGCATTCAAAGCTTCATTATACAAAGAAAACGACATTGTTCgcactatgtgtgtgtatatgtgtgtgtgtgtgtgtgtgtgtgtatgtgttgccAAGTTGGCAGCTGTCCAACTGTGCAGCATTGTTGCTACAAATTGTGTGGCATAGTCAGAGATGCTGCAATTTTGCGTCATATTGTTTGCttatttcgtttcgtttcgggtctaaaaataaacacacaacaacaacagtaacaacaacaacttatcACGCCCAAAAGCCGCCCACCAATCAGCCAATGGGCTCTTTTGCTAATGATAAGCCTTGTTTTCCAGCTCatcgtcattgttgttgtcgttgtggccATAAAATCATTATTATGATTGCGTTTTATTGTTGCCATTGATATAAGTTTTAATGCTGAATTTATCAAGCGAACATTTGTCTTAATGCGCTTAAATCGGAATTAATTATGCTTCGCAGAACTTTAAACTTGGCTAACACAGAATGCAAATTGAACCAATTAACTAgctaattattaattaaatctgTTCAACTTACTGCATcaacattgttgttattaaattgaatactcGTGCTGtctttttggaaaaatgaataaagtttttatttacgCAATAATTTCTTGCACAGTTATGtgtataagtatatgtatatcacttgttataattaatttatatagtatatttatttatcattcgTTCTTTTATTGCCAACAAATTATTTCAGAAATAAAAACGAACAATACACAACTTTTTATGACGTCAAATAATTGATGcactgcatttttattttttatttattgtaatgtattgtatttaaattaaattttaaacgcAACACACAGAAAATGTTTAAGCCAACACTAAAGtagataatatatatatatgtaattatatatcgtatttattaagtatatataatttgaattaagcattaataaaaacaataaatttagttaTGGTAATTAAATTCTGTTGCACCTGTCAGGCGCCTAACAATAAGTAAACTTTTAgcaaactcttttttttttggatgtggttttccacttttctgcattttttgatacttaaataaattaatgaattgtGTGATTAAtggaaacatttttaaagcgcGTTGATGAGAATATGATATACTTATTAAGCatgcaattcaattgatttttgttcCATGAACTTTGACATggaccatttttttttttgcaaatgtaAACAAGTGTCAAGTtaattgatgttgttgttattattttcttcattctcttgttgttgtttttgggcGTATTTGAACGCCACCATGACTAAAGCTACAATTAAATCAAGTATATCAAGTAATgtacttatataaaaatatatatactatttatcattattattattataaatatttatattttatttttcttctgctttttGAAATGTGTCAATTAACATATTGTTTCAGTTGTTGTAATATTACTATTAATTTTGTGTAGAACACTCAAAATATGTCCGAATGCTAAGCATGTTTTATGATTTACACTTACATTTAATCAAAacgaaactttaaaaatttatgaataagtTTTCTTGAACGTTTTCATGAAGTACTTGCCgcatttaattacattaaattaatttaagtaacgGAATTTTCTCAATCcgtttgcatttaaataattggcTTAAGAAGgcattaaatgaattattcataatttatttaagttgttgttttttttttttttttgactaatTTAAAGGCTTTTTCTTTCCTTGCAGGAAATACTTCTCAAATGGTGTactttaattgcaaaattttaaatttaattgtaaatttcatgttgctgcaattgttttaaatttgtcaaaagtaattgctaaaaatttaaattaatttcattttaaatagaacttaaaacaaaattcttgAATGTGTTTTACTTGTTTCTCTCGCAATGATAaaacatgttttgtttttctttttttttttaatttctgtttcTCAACTCACGCCAGGCTCAACCAATTCTCTCATTCACtacgttctctctctctctcgctctttcacACTTGCTCAcgttctctctctttctcgctctctgcTAGACTTTTAGTTAGATTTCACTCGcgatattttcaaattggaATGACCTTAATTAGAAAcatgtacttttttttctttcgagctttacaacattttttttgcgcttattattttaagttttatatatatgttttttttttatatttttctttagttttctaAATGTTttggctgttgtttttgttgttgctgtcgctgcttaTAGGAAAGGATGCGGAAATATAGTGGAGTGTTTGCTTCGACCAACGCTCCCGGCAATTTTGGCTttagttgtgtttttttttctttctttctttcttgctttttttcttgttgttttttttttggaaatagtaaagttttgaaattattattatttttgttttttaactatattgttcaaatgttttaaatgcatttagaaaataaataggaCTTTTTTTAgtagtgtttgtgtgtgtgtgtgttttttttttgctgcgaATTTTCAGGAATATTTTTGAGAATAGCGAGCACCTACACCTGAGCAATCAAACTGTTTAAatcatgtaaatatttatataaataatccttattgagttgtttgttttagcgttgaaaaaaaacatattttactcCCAAAATTCTTTCGTACTAAATTGTTGACGAAACTTGtacaaaaattcagttttaaaaaatgttcatattattttgaacatttgggaattaaaaattatgtcaCAAAATCAATGAGAGAAATTTTGCAAGTTgaacatttaaacatttttgggCATAAACTAAAAACGAATgtgaaaaaatgttgaaagtagaatatttttatatatttttctacacaaaataaaaagtgaaaacatttTGGGAGTTGCGATATGCGTTTTCGTCGCTAAATAAAAACCTAGTTAAggattatttatataatatcatatgttaaattttcacCTGCCTTTTTGTAGTTATAGTTtagctttatttaaatgaaatttaaacagTAAAATCGCCAGCTGCCCAGGTCATCTTGTAGTCATCGATGTTGAACAGATCAAAGATGtcgccacttgccacattgaATGCATCGACAGCaccattgctgctgctgctgtccatGGCCTGGTTGCAATGAGcacttgctgttgctgctgtgccaTAGTCGGAATGACCAACAATTGTTGCTGGCTGTGAGACGGCTTGCATGATGGAGTTTAAGGTGCTCTCAAAATCATCACAGACATCCATGGGTGTGCTATTGTAATGACCATTTGAGTTGCCACACTCCGAaggactgttgttgttgttgttgttcagattgctgttgctgttgttgtggtgtatgctgctgctgttgctgctgttgctattggcCACATGCTGACTCAACTGTGCCACAAAACTGTCGGCATCGAAATCAACATCATGATTGCTATTGATAAGTACACTATCCGGACTGTTGCTGGCGTCGAGCAATTCATTGATGCTTGGCTGCAAGCTGGGATTGAGATCGCGTcgcatgttgctgttgttgctgctgctgctgttgttgttgttgtgcttgctgCCACAATAGTTGTTCGAATCATCACCAATGTCCATTTCCAGCTGCTGTGACATCAATTCCAGCAACTCGTATTCATCGAAATGATTTAACTTGGCATCGGCGggactgttgctgttgctgtcagcAACACCACAGCCATTGCTGTTGCACTTGGCTGGCTGCTCTAGGAATATATCCAAGGTTTTAACCGCATCCGGTTGCAATGGCGAATTCATAttgatattttcaatataactTTGTGAATTGCTATTGGCATAATTAACATGTCCATCATTGGTGTCCATTGCCATGTCCAGATTGGGCAGCGATTGAGGCGTGGCTGGCGCCTCCAGCTTGGGCACAATGCtgccagcagcaactgttgttgttgcaccatTAAACATGCTTAATTCTGGCAGCGGTTCCAAGGCAGCACTCTCTGGCAATTCGccttgtttaattaatatatccAAAACATCGCTTACTTGCTCCGATTTAATGCCATTGGTTTTAGCTGACATTTGAttaactgttgttgctgttgtagtggcaattgttgccgttgctgctgttactgcTGGCTCCTCTTTGATCTTCATTAGCGGCATGTTGCtgccggcagcagcagctgctttaCACGCCGCCAACTGTTTAGTGGCCTCCTCATATTGTGGCGgtggtgctgttgctgttgttgttgctgctgttgtcgtggGTTTTATGTCCAGCAACAGCTGTTGGCCTGGCtgaaactgttgctgttgcagctgcaactgctgcaattgctgttgtgttAATATCGGCTTGGCTTCTATGGGAAATACAATGCTGGGCAATGAATTCGTGCGTTGATGTCCATTAAGCAACTTTTTCTGAGCAactgttgttggttgttgttgtggttgtggctgtggttgtgcctgtgttgctgctgtggtggtagttgttgctgtgaggCTTATGTTGCCCAGTGTGTGTGCTGTCATCTGTTGATCGTTGAGTCCGAGTAGGAATATTGTTTGATTGCCCTCGTTCCACACAAGTcccacattgttgttgctgttgttgatgctgttgctggcagCTGTTGGCTTGGCTGCCTGCAATAtttttgtgggcgtggctggcagctttgtattgttgttggtgttgttgttggatggAATGAGTACAGTTTGTGTCTTTTGTAGCAatcgcagctgctgctgttgctgctgttgttgctgctgttgttgctgttgctgctgctgctgttgcattgctgctgctgcagcagctgctgccttttgcttttgtattttcgCTTCCAGCTGCTGTTTTACAaccattttttgattaattggcGTTGTTTGattattgctattgctgctgtgattgttgctgctgctgctgctgttgctggcggGTTTTTTCGTTTGATTGCTGTTGCCATTAAGCTTGGCTGTTGCTGGTTTCACTGTTACCTTGGCTGGTATGCTCTTCTCCAGCTGCGGCAACATTGCCAACGTTTGCTGTGGTCCattcgctgttgctgttgttgttgtgatcaGTGTGATCTGTTGCGACGGCAATGCATTGACAACTTGCGCCGTTaccgtttgttgttgctgctgtcgtcgtATCTGCTGCAACTCCTGCTGCGATCGTTGCAGCTGTCGCTGCAATTCATCAATTTTACGTTGCTGTCGTCGCAGCAATTCCTCATTTTGTATGATTGTTGCTGTCTGCGGCTGTGGCGTTAGTATTGTCTGCAATGTCAGCGCATGATTGTTgtccagttgctgctgctgttgcaccaCATCCATTTGCTCGTGCTCCTCCGCCAGCAACATGGCAactggttgctgttgctgcggtgTAGCATCACAATTGCTGGTGTCCATGGCATCGCTGATGGTTATGActtcagttgttgctgctgcgactgctgcggctgctgcactTGCAGCACTTGTTGCTGGCGTGCAGCAATCGATTGCTTCTAATGGTAAATACGGCTTAAGACGTTCGATTAATTGCGGCTTTGGTCCGGAAACGGGCAAATTACGTCGCTTTAATTGTTGCTTCAAATCGGAGACTTTCATTTTCTCCAATTTCGATAAGTCCGTAATGGAACTTGTAGATTCCGCATAACTTGTTGCTGGACTGGGAGGAATTGATGAGCTGACGGACAGGGCAGGTGAGGCCATTGGCGgcggatgttgttgctgctgctgtacgtgctgttgctgcagctgcaactgctgctgttgttgctgctgctgctgctgcaattgttgctgctgcagctgcaactgttgctgctgctgctgctgttgactgGCAGCTGTTGTCTGTGTAATCAGCGACAGCGTTGGCGGCGTCGACATCaagttgttgctattattattgctgctgGCATCACCAAAATTTAACGGTGCCGCAGCAACATTGCTGCTACTTATAGTTATGGTATTTGGCAGCGtcatggcagcagcagctgttgctgtcgtcgcTGTTGTGGCCAGACTTTTGGTGGTGACTGTTatgctattgctgctgctgttgttgctactgttggCAGCAACACTTGCACTGGCTGCCGGCAATATTGCTTGATTCTTGTTCAGGTTTTCGAGAAACTTGAGCAAATAATTCTGTTGCTCCAACAGCAATTGATATGATGTGGTCTGATCCACCTGCAATTGCTCCTGACCCACTTGACCCACGGCAGCAGCACTCGGTGGTCCCTTGTATTCATGGAATTTAATGGTGCGCGCTTTCGAAACtggtttcgatttcgatttcttGCGATTCTTATCTTTGCCCGGTGCATCCGATTTGACAGCAActggttgcagttgcaggcgtgttgctgccactgctgctgctgctgctgctgctggtggtggcgAGGCAATGGAAGACAGTGGACTTAAAGTGGCAGTGGTGCAGGGTGATGCAAGCATTGGCAACATGTGATGATTGCTGGCGGGCGTGGAACCAGCAACACTCTGACATAACTCCTCAAATAGATTCGCCGTCTCCTGTTTGACCTTaatgggcgtgggcgtgggcgtcagcgtgggcgtggcagcaacTAGTGGCATgggcggcggtggtggtggtggcgccACAATATGATTGATTGCTTCTGTATTGCTTAGCAATTGTAATGTTGGCATTACGCTCAGCAACAATTGACCACAATTGTTGCTGGTGGGCGTagaagtgggcgtggtcagTGCCATTGTGACAATGCCCGCTGAGGCAGCTGCCGCCTGTAGCACATCCTTTGGTGGTTCCACTGTAGGCACCGACAGCAcagtggttgttgctgctgctgcagttgctgttgctgctgctgctccagttGCTGTTGGCATGAGCTCATCCAATCTGGGCGGCGTTTGCCTTGTATCGCTCTCGGAGCTCTGTGAATCCTCCTCGTAGCTGACATAGCTATGCGGATGCTGTGGTCGTGTCAGCAATCCCTCACTGGTTGCCTTAAATGGCACTAGACCCTCCTTCACAATCTTCTCAATCGGCTTCTCCGTATGCAGAATGTTCTTCTTGATCAGCTCCAAGGGACCCGGGCGATGTTGTATCTGGGAGTTGAGCTGATCGGCCAGACGCGCCTTCTTCAGCATTCGCTGCTTCTCCGCCAGACTCGGATCAATGTGACATTCATCCTCCTCCAGAATGTGTAGACGCTCCAAATCTTCGCGATTTGGACGCTGCTGTATCTTGGCCTTTAGCAGATCGCTCGTCTTGGCCCGTTCCAGTTGTTTGCATTGTTCGTGGATGGCAGGCGAGGTTTTGAGTGCTTCAAGAgaatggagagagagagagagacagagagaatgTCAATATGCGAAAaatcatagcatacttttcaacACTTAAGCAGCAATTAAACTAGTTCCAATTCACAACAGTgatttaatacaaaacatataatatctaaattaaaaaatgtactattgtacaatttttatttttgacaatttttaaacaaaaaaatatatttaaaaaaatataattgaaaaagttccagatatttatatttttttggggcTTTTGTACAacagattaaaattttaaataatcttaaaaaaaaaatattacaaatttggtataactaaaaaaaatattaaatacaaattcaatttaaatagaaaagacccagacataatatttttagatggCATGTGCCGAAACAAGTTaaacttgtatttttaaacaacttcATGtttgatatctcaaaaaaaataaaaccatagtcatatttttgtacatgacccaaagtaaatataattttaatactacattgtttttttaattcatttgaaattaaaatttcccGTATACatgttgaaatttatttaaaaatgttgttacttcttatttttttattatcgttttgttcttcaattttttattgattatatatatttttttggctctaattgcatttttggtttatctaaaaaaaacttaaatataatatgtgtTAAATCAGTTGAAAACATGCGTTAATCAATGTAAAACTCAAGTTCTGGCCAATTGTGTTGTTGTACAtatgttgttttataaaatgtgcaagaaattaaatgaacattTGAGTTTAAtagataaaaatcaacaaacaatgtgtattttataattattatttgttaatttatatttattacagtcacaatttaaaatggatatgaaatataatacaaaactAAGTTTCTGTAtcactttcaatttttcaacttttgcgCAGCACAcagttttggaattttttgaGTATTTATCTTAAAGCAGCTAaggattattattataccATTTATTTTGGCGCTCGATTCGCGCATTGCTGTTGaaaatttgtcatttaaattcaaattcaaattgaaattcactTTCGGCTGCGTTGAGCACATTGAATTGGTTTGTAAATTCGCGTATTTTGTTGATTCTTTTCGACTTTCTTCCGTTTGTGTGCTCGTTCCTCCCAATTCTATTGCttgaaagttttatttatttttttttgcttttttttgggcCCTACGCATAAATTTGCCGAGCAAATGAAACCATTGAAAATGCGCACATATTTGCATATCCTTTTCTGACGggcttttacattttacatttggCAGAACTCTATGCTTTCGGCTGAAGCACATAAGTGAGGCTAATGTGTGCTATTCCATACAATTTATCGATTCACCTAGactaatattaagtatacgtaaCGTGGTCGGATCTACTTACATGGTATGATGCCCTGCTCGACAAGTTGCGAGTGCGGTCGTCGCACCATCAGCTTTACTTTCAGCGCTGCAAGgaaacgaaataaatttattataaaaaaaaggctcAACTTTCAA
This genomic interval carries:
- the LOC117787326 gene encoding putative uncharacterized protein DDB_G0271606 isoform X1 codes for the protein MPIIAEATNDEPPAKCCKYCEESTHSVDGGPASWRLTLDQDLIDTLKGNFPSWFQGATGAATSAATNTSNKPTQQQQQQQQRQQQKLVCSSIIPISIDTKTTNSSNNTLQQQQQQQQQQLQQQQQQTAILSNCCSSASPASSISSNSSKKSNSSNSSSNSNSSNISNSSSCSSNSSSCSNKSVGVATAQRLLNKSTLPATTTSSPNKSLTRTLKATQKTHNNNNNNHHHHHHHSNNNSPKLGQLVKSASLHSLSSGSGSSGASSLLATISTSPLTTVEFISSATCNGLFATRLSGKTLEHTFQDIILLHEAYDDMSEGEQRLHATFLGSSDDGNNSDCYDARQSPPKAIVDSSPLQPAMDKNKESLKVKLMVRRPHSQLVEQGIIPSLKTSPAIHEQCKQLERAKTSDLLKAKIQQRPNREDLERLHILEEDECHIDPSLAEKQRMLKKARLADQLNSQIQHRPGPLELIKKNILHTEKPIEKIVKEGLVPFKATSEGLLTRPQHPHSYVSYEEDSQSSESDTRQTPPRLDELMPTATGAAAATATAAAATTTVLSVPTVEPPKDVLQAAAASAGIVTMALTTPTSTPTSNNCGQLLLSVMPTLQLLSNTEAINHIVAPPPPPPPMPLVAATPTLTPTPTPIKVKQETANLFEELCQSVAGSTPASNHHMLPMLASPCTTATLSPLSSIASPPPAAAAAAAVAATRLQLQPVAVKSDAPGKDKNRKKSKSKPVSKARTIKFHEYKGPPSAAAVGQVGQEQLQVDQTTSYQLLLEQQNYLLKFLENLNKNQAILPAASASVAANSSNNSSSNSITVTTKSLATTATTATAAAAMTLPNTITISSSNVAAAPLNFGDASSNNNSNNLMSTPPTLSLITQTTAASQQQQQQQQLQLQQQQLQQQQQQQQQQLQLQQQHVQQQQQHPPPMASPALSVSSSIPPSPATSYAESTSSITDLSKLEKMKVSDLKQQLKRRNLPVSGPKPQLIERLKPYLPLEAIDCCTPATSAASAAAAAVAAATTEVITISDAMDTSNCDATPQQQQPVAMLLAEEHEQMDVVQQQQQLDNNHALTLQTILTPQPQTATIIQNEELLRRQQRKIDELQRQLQRSQQELQQIRRQQQQQTVTAQVVNALPSQQITLITTTTATANGPQQTLAMLPQLEKSIPAKVTVKPATAKLNGNSNQTKKPASNSSSSSNNHSSNSNNQTTPINQKMVVKQQLEAKIQKQKAAAAAAAAMQQQQQQQQQQQQQQQQQQQLRLLQKTQTVLIPSNNNTNNNTKLPATPTKILQAAKPTAASNSINNSNNNVGLVWNEGNQTIFLLGLNDQQMTAHTLGNISLTATTTTTAATQAQPQPQPQQQPTTVAQKKLLNGHQRTNSLPSIVFPIEAKPILTQQQLQQLQLQQQQFQPGQQLLLDIKPTTTAATTTATAPPPQYEEATKQLAACKAAAAAGSNMPLMKIKEEPAVTAATATIATTTATTVNQMSAKTNGIKSEQVSDVLDILIKQGELPESAALEPLPELSMFNGATTTVAAGSIVPKLEAPATPQSLPNLDMAMDTNDGHVNYANSNSQSYIENINMNSPLQPDAVKTLDIFLEQPAKCNSNGCGVADSNSNSPADAKLNHFDEYELLELMSQQLEMDIGDDSNNYCGSKHNNNNSSSSNNSNMRRDLNPSLQPSINELLDASNSPDSVLINSNHDVDFDADSFVAQLSQHVANSNSSNSSSIHHNNSNSNLNNNNNNSPSECGNSNGHYNSTPMDVCDDFESTLNSIMQAVSQPATIVGHSDYGTAATASAHCNQAMDSSSSNGAVDAFNVASGDIFDLFNIDDYKMTWAAGDFTV